DNA from Sulfurimonas xiamenensis:
CCCCTCTTGATTTTGAAGATTGAACACTTTTAAATAAGTTAGAGTTTCGTATGCTTTTTAAAATTTCTAAAGTTATAAAATCATTAGGTGACTCTTGCCACTGAGCTTGAGAATATGAAAAAACTCTATTTTGAAACTCTGTATATTTCATATCTGAATGCATTAAAGACGATAAACTAAATGCTTGAGAAATTTTTATTATCTTATCTTTGCATCCATCTACATCGGCACTAAATATCTTTGAATTATCTGTTGAAACAAGCTTATACTTTGTAACAGCAGGTTTAATTGTTGTACATCCTGATATAAACAAGATCATAATTATAGCTAGAGCTGTTTTCATCTCTACTCCTCTCCAGGTCCTTTTTTAATTTCTTCTTGTAAAAATATAGCATCAGCCGGACTTCTTTCATATTTGTCAATAACTTCTTGAGTTTTTACAATCAATTGTTGCATCTCAAAAAGTGTCCCGTTTA
Protein-coding regions in this window:
- a CDS encoding ABC-type transport auxiliary lipoprotein family protein, whose translation is MKTALAIIMILFISGCTTIKPAVTKYKLVSTDNSKIFSADVDGCKDKIIKISQAFSLSSLMHSDMKYTEFQNRVFSYSQAQWQESPNDFITLEILKSIRNSNLFKSVQSSKSRGENDFILESNIEEFMQFYSEDLKNSYVNMVISFTLIDSKTNTIIESKTFNSRVDVKTPNAQGGVEALNIALSEIIFKNIEWLNGVCR